In one window of Meiothermus sp. DNA:
- a CDS encoding polyphosphate kinase has protein sequence MPKKPPAPRFVPTQLTQEASWLSFNRRVLEQTRRPDFPLLERLRFLAIWASNLDEFFSARISRAFAEERGSPSYLALMNEAQDQAEEAGKLYLEFLKALVGLGLHILEPSQLTKAEKQYFGAYLAEEVAPLTDLIRPEALPELASQALYFASGEGLLQHLIRLPESVPRLLEVPGREGGYVRLGALVRMRSDLFLPGNQKLPLYEFRLIRLAQLARSRADWDELPEALETRLDGQVSHLELEEDFPPLWAETLRVALGLEPPEVFQLPPPLDLSFVTTIVAQGPEAEKFKPIASQKPKGFAKDPFGYLNRRDLLLYHPFEDYTAVEAFAQMAVRDPKVEALRATLYRIGDENGIAQSLIEAAKAGKDVAVLLEGRARFDELANLEWSLRFAGAGVRVLPLPSKKVHAKALYVRRAGSEYVHLGTGNYNPVNGRLYTDLSLFTAHPALTADVRAFFEALEHQQAPVLSTLRTASFIRDLLLESIQAEAHKKGEIILKFNHLTDPPILQALEEALNRGARVHLIIRSTLTKLWEGVEVKSLVGRFLEHARVAAFKNKGKWRVWAGSTDLMPRNLDRRYELFFPILDARAKRKVLEILQAQLADDRNSFMLSPKGMERRWGGKRDGQRLG, from the coding sequence ATGCCCAAAAAACCCCCGGCGCCGCGCTTTGTTCCCACCCAACTCACCCAGGAGGCGAGCTGGCTTTCGTTCAACCGGCGGGTGCTGGAGCAGACCCGGCGGCCCGATTTTCCGCTGCTGGAGCGGCTGCGCTTTCTAGCCATATGGGCTTCCAACCTGGACGAGTTTTTTTCCGCCCGGATTTCACGGGCCTTTGCCGAGGAGCGGGGCAGCCCGAGCTATCTGGCCCTGATGAACGAAGCCCAGGATCAGGCCGAGGAGGCGGGGAAGCTTTACCTCGAGTTCCTCAAAGCCCTGGTAGGACTGGGCCTGCATATCCTGGAGCCCTCCCAGCTCACCAAGGCCGAAAAGCAGTACTTCGGGGCCTACCTGGCCGAGGAGGTAGCCCCCCTGACCGACCTGATCCGGCCCGAAGCCCTGCCCGAACTGGCCAGCCAGGCCCTGTATTTTGCCTCCGGCGAGGGGCTCTTGCAGCACCTGATCCGGCTGCCCGAGAGCGTGCCCAGGCTCTTAGAGGTGCCCGGGCGCGAGGGGGGCTATGTGCGGCTGGGGGCCCTGGTGCGCATGCGCAGCGACCTGTTTTTGCCCGGCAACCAGAAGCTGCCGCTGTACGAGTTTCGCCTGATTCGCCTGGCCCAACTGGCCCGCTCGCGCGCCGACTGGGACGAACTACCCGAGGCCCTCGAGACCCGTCTGGACGGCCAGGTAAGCCACCTCGAGCTTGAAGAAGACTTCCCCCCCCTGTGGGCCGAGACCCTCCGGGTGGCCCTGGGGCTGGAGCCCCCGGAGGTTTTCCAGCTACCCCCGCCCCTCGACCTGAGCTTTGTGACCACCATCGTTGCACAGGGGCCCGAAGCCGAGAAGTTCAAACCCATCGCCAGCCAGAAGCCCAAGGGTTTCGCTAAAGATCCCTTCGGCTACCTGAACCGGCGCGATCTGCTGCTCTATCATCCCTTCGAGGACTACACCGCGGTGGAGGCCTTTGCGCAAATGGCTGTGCGAGACCCCAAGGTGGAGGCCCTGCGGGCCACCCTGTACCGCATTGGCGACGAGAACGGTATTGCTCAGTCGCTCATAGAGGCCGCGAAGGCCGGAAAGGATGTGGCGGTGCTTCTGGAGGGCCGGGCCCGCTTCGACGAGCTGGCCAACCTCGAGTGGAGCCTGCGTTTTGCCGGGGCCGGGGTGCGGGTGCTGCCCCTGCCAAGCAAAAAGGTGCACGCTAAGGCCCTCTACGTGCGCCGGGCGGGCAGCGAGTATGTACACCTGGGTACCGGCAACTACAACCCCGTCAACGGGCGGCTTTATACCGACCTATCGCTCTTTACTGCCCACCCGGCCCTCACCGCCGACGTGCGGGCTTTTTTTGAGGCCCTGGAGCACCAGCAAGCCCCGGTGCTTTCCACCCTGCGGACGGCCTCCTTCATCCGCGACCTGCTCCTGGAGAGCATCCAGGCCGAGGCCCACAAGAAGGGCGAGATTATCCTGAAGTTCAACCACCTGACCGATCCCCCCATCCTGCAAGCTCTGGAAGAGGCCCTGAACCGCGGCGCCCGCGTACACCTGATTATCCGCAGTACCCTGACCAAGCTCTGGGAAGGGGTGGAAGTGAAGAGCCTGGTGGGGCGTTTTCTGGAGCACGCCCGCGTGGCTGCTTTCAAAAACAAAGGTAAGTGGCGGGTCTGGGCCGGGAGCACCGACCTGATGCCCCGCAATCTTGACCGCCGCTACGAGCTTTTTTTTCCCATTCTGGATGCGCGGGCCAAGCGCAAGGTGCTGGAAATTCTGCAGGCCCAGCTCGCCGACGACCGCAACAGTTTTATGCTATCGCCGAAGGGAATGGAGCGACGCTGGGGAGGTAAGCGCGATGGGCAGCGCTTGGGGTAA